In Prescottella soli, a genomic segment contains:
- a CDS encoding DUF3566 domain-containing protein, whose translation MSTPRKPGEQGNGAEGDKPEQEVAKPSTAAEAVEAPAPTVAKESPDAAKPADAPKAAAAPKAAEAPESKDAKASQQPSGPADRKPAAASTDAAKGADPQKPAGDKPAAPKPPAQKPGAPTPPWQRGQQQGAPKTDASRPGAPVAGPAGGGKPPAASGQPGNTVGRPGNNGAGKPPTSARPVVTGTAAPKPPAPPTQQPGAPAQHAQPSKPVVTGTAAPKPVVTGTAAPQPPTPNPAPAGPAGGGADRRAASKAAAQSKAAVIDGPTRSIARTDLAKDMPDLSEVRHPSPAPSAGASAPTGALRKAATAALTASAPADGEGLRATVQLRRVDPWSTLKVSLVISIALFFVWMVAVGLLYVVLDGMGVWDRLNNAFTEIISDSNSGGLVTSGQVFGYSALIGLMNVVLFTALATIGSFIYNLCSDLVGGVQVTLADPD comes from the coding sequence TTGAGCACTCCCCGAAAGCCCGGCGAGCAGGGCAACGGCGCCGAGGGCGACAAGCCCGAGCAGGAGGTCGCCAAGCCGTCCACTGCCGCTGAGGCCGTGGAAGCTCCGGCGCCCACGGTGGCCAAGGAGTCACCGGACGCCGCCAAGCCGGCCGACGCCCCCAAGGCTGCGGCGGCCCCCAAGGCTGCCGAGGCCCCGGAGTCCAAGGACGCCAAGGCATCCCAGCAGCCCTCGGGGCCGGCGGACCGCAAGCCGGCGGCCGCCTCGACCGACGCCGCCAAGGGCGCGGATCCGCAGAAGCCCGCGGGAGACAAGCCTGCGGCGCCGAAGCCACCGGCGCAGAAGCCGGGGGCGCCGACGCCGCCGTGGCAGCGGGGACAGCAGCAGGGCGCGCCGAAGACCGACGCGAGCCGGCCGGGCGCGCCCGTGGCGGGACCGGCAGGGGGCGGCAAGCCGCCCGCCGCGTCCGGTCAGCCCGGCAACACCGTCGGTCGGCCGGGCAACAACGGCGCCGGCAAGCCGCCGACGTCGGCCCGGCCGGTCGTCACCGGCACCGCCGCCCCGAAGCCACCGGCCCCGCCGACGCAGCAGCCGGGCGCGCCGGCCCAGCATGCCCAGCCGAGCAAGCCGGTGGTGACCGGTACGGCCGCGCCCAAGCCGGTCGTGACGGGCACGGCGGCCCCGCAGCCGCCCACCCCGAACCCGGCGCCCGCCGGGCCGGCGGGAGGCGGGGCCGATCGGCGGGCGGCGTCCAAGGCGGCCGCCCAGTCGAAGGCCGCGGTCATCGACGGACCCACCCGCAGCATCGCTCGTACCGATCTGGCGAAGGACATGCCGGACCTCTCGGAGGTCAGGCACCCGTCGCCGGCACCCAGCGCGGGAGCGTCGGCACCCACCGGTGCCTTGCGCAAGGCGGCCACGGCGGCCCTCACGGCGTCCGCGCCGGCCGACGGAGAGGGCTTGCGGGCCACGGTTCAGCTGCGCCGCGTCGACCCGTGGTCGACGCTCAAGGTGTCGCTGGTGATTTCGATCGCCCTGTTCTTCGTGTGGATGGTGGCCGTCGGCCTGCTGTACGTCGTGCTCGACGGTATGGGCGTGTGGGACCGGCTCAACAACGCCTTCACCGAGATCATCAGCGATTCGAACAGCGGCGGGCTCGTGACGTCCGGCCAGGTGTTCGGCTACTCGGCCCTCATCGGGCTGATGAATGTGGTGCTGT
- the gyrA gene encoding DNA gyrase subunit A has translation MTDTTLPPEEPGHDRIEPVDIQQEMQSSYIDYAMSVIVGRALPDVRDGLKPVHRRVLYAMYDNGYRPDRGYVKSARPVADTMGNYHPHGDSSIYDTLVRMAQPWSLRYPLVDGQGNFGSRGNDGAAAMRYTECRMTPLAMEMVREIDHDTVDFVPNYDGKTQEPTVLPSRIPNLLVNGSGGIAVGMATNIPPHNLREVAEAIYWALDNHEADEEATLEAVMERVKGPDFPTSGLIVGGQGIQDAYRTGRGSIRMRGVVEIEESDRGATQIVITELPYQVNPDNLITSIAEQVRDGKIAGISKIEDQSSDRVGMRIVVVIKRDAVAKVVLNNLYKHSQLQTSFGANMLSIVDGVPRTLRLDQMIRYYVAHQLEVIVRRTRYLLRKAEERAHILRGLVKALDALDEVIALIRSSQTVDVARTGLMQLLEVDEVQADAILAMQLRRLAALERQKIIDELAEIELEIADLKDILEKPERQRQIVKDELAEIVDKYGDDRRTRIIAADGDVTDEDLIAREDVVVTITETGYAKRTKTDLYRSQKRGGKGVKGAELKQEDIVKNFFVCSTHDWLLFFTTKGRVYRAKAYELPEANRAARGQHVANLLAFQPDEKIQGIIHIKSYEDAPYLVLATRNGLVKKSKLADFDSNRSGGIVAINLRDEDELVGAVLCSAEDDLLLVSAKGQSIRFAATDEALRPMGRATSGVQGMRFNQDDELLSLNVVRDETYLLVATSGGYAKRTPIEDYVAQGRGGKGVLTIQYDPKRGTLVGAVIVDDDDELYAITSGGGVIRTAAKQVRKAGRQTKGVRLMNLGEGDTLLAIARNADEPEEGAAGSSDGAKES, from the coding sequence ATGACTGACACCACGTTGCCGCCGGAGGAACCGGGGCACGACCGCATCGAGCCGGTGGACATCCAGCAGGAGATGCAGTCGAGCTACATCGACTATGCGATGAGCGTGATCGTGGGCCGCGCGCTGCCCGACGTGCGCGACGGCCTCAAGCCCGTGCACCGCCGTGTGCTGTACGCGATGTACGACAACGGCTACCGTCCGGACCGCGGCTACGTGAAGTCCGCCCGCCCGGTCGCCGACACGATGGGTAACTACCACCCGCACGGCGACAGCTCCATCTACGACACCCTCGTGCGCATGGCGCAGCCGTGGTCGCTGCGCTACCCGCTCGTCGACGGCCAGGGCAACTTCGGTTCACGCGGCAACGACGGCGCGGCCGCGATGCGTTACACCGAGTGCCGGATGACGCCGCTCGCGATGGAGATGGTTCGCGAGATCGACCACGACACAGTCGATTTCGTTCCCAACTACGACGGCAAGACGCAGGAGCCGACGGTTCTGCCGAGCCGGATCCCGAACCTGCTCGTCAACGGTTCCGGCGGTATCGCCGTCGGTATGGCCACCAACATCCCGCCGCACAACCTGCGCGAGGTCGCCGAGGCGATCTACTGGGCGCTCGACAACCACGAGGCCGACGAGGAAGCCACCCTCGAGGCCGTCATGGAGCGGGTCAAGGGACCGGACTTCCCGACCTCCGGCCTGATCGTCGGCGGCCAGGGCATCCAGGACGCCTACCGCACCGGCCGCGGCTCGATCCGCATGCGCGGTGTCGTCGAGATCGAGGAATCCGATCGCGGTGCCACCCAGATCGTCATCACCGAGCTGCCGTACCAGGTCAACCCGGACAACCTGATCACCTCGATCGCCGAGCAGGTCCGCGACGGCAAGATCGCCGGCATCTCCAAGATCGAGGACCAGTCGTCCGACCGCGTGGGCATGCGCATCGTCGTCGTCATCAAGCGTGACGCCGTCGCCAAGGTGGTGCTCAACAACCTCTACAAGCACTCGCAGCTGCAGACCAGCTTCGGCGCGAACATGCTATCCATCGTCGACGGCGTCCCGCGGACGCTGCGCCTGGACCAGATGATCCGCTACTACGTGGCCCACCAGCTCGAGGTCATCGTCCGGCGCACCCGGTACCTGTTGCGCAAGGCCGAGGAACGGGCCCACATCCTGCGCGGTCTGGTCAAGGCGCTCGACGCCCTCGACGAGGTCATCGCGCTCATCCGGTCGTCGCAGACCGTCGACGTCGCGCGCACCGGCCTGATGCAGCTGCTCGAGGTCGACGAGGTCCAGGCCGACGCGATCCTCGCGATGCAGCTGCGTCGCCTGGCCGCCCTCGAACGCCAGAAGATCATCGACGAGTTGGCCGAGATCGAGCTCGAGATCGCGGACCTCAAGGACATCCTCGAGAAGCCCGAGCGTCAGCGCCAGATCGTCAAGGACGAGCTCGCCGAGATCGTCGACAAGTACGGCGACGACCGTCGCACCCGGATCATCGCGGCCGACGGCGACGTCACCGACGAGGATCTCATCGCCCGCGAGGACGTGGTCGTCACGATCACCGAGACCGGCTACGCCAAGCGGACCAAGACCGACCTGTACCGCTCGCAGAAGCGTGGCGGCAAGGGCGTCAAGGGTGCGGAGCTCAAGCAGGAAGACATCGTCAAGAACTTCTTCGTCTGCTCCACGCACGACTGGCTGCTGTTCTTCACCACCAAGGGCCGGGTGTACCGGGCCAAGGCGTACGAGCTGCCCGAGGCCAACCGCGCCGCGCGCGGCCAGCACGTGGCGAACCTGCTGGCCTTCCAGCCGGACGAGAAGATCCAGGGCATCATTCACATCAAGTCGTACGAGGACGCGCCGTACCTGGTGCTCGCGACCCGCAACGGCCTGGTGAAGAAGTCCAAGCTGGCCGACTTCGACTCGAATCGGTCGGGCGGCATCGTCGCGATCAACCTGCGCGACGAGGACGAACTGGTCGGCGCGGTGCTGTGCTCGGCCGAGGACGACCTGCTGCTCGTCTCGGCCAAGGGACAGTCGATCCGCTTCGCCGCGACCGACGAGGCGCTGCGCCCGATGGGCCGCGCGACGTCCGGTGTGCAGGGCATGCGGTTCAACCAGGACGACGAACTGCTGTCGCTCAACGTGGTTCGTGACGAGACGTACCTCCTGGTGGCGACGTCGGGCGGCTACGCCAAGCGGACCCCGATCGAGGACTACGTTGCGCAGGGTCGCGGTGGAAAGGGTGTTCTCACCATCCAGTACGACCCGAAGCGTGGCACCCTGGTCGGTGCGGTGATCGTCGACGACGACGACGAGCTGTACGCGATCACCTCGGGTGGCGGTGTCATTCGCACCGCGGCCAAGCAGGTGCGCAAGGCCGGCCGGCAGACGAAGGGCGTGCGGTTGATGAACCTCGGGGAGGGTGACACCCTGCTCGCGATCGCGCGTAACGCCGACGAGCCCGAGGAAGGTGCTGCGGGTTCGTCCGATGGAGCGAAGGAGTCCTAG
- a CDS encoding GTP-binding protein, translated as MTSTKIVIAGGFGVGKTTLVGAVSEIVPLRTEAMVTNASDGVDNLTAIPQKSTTTVAMDFGRISLAPDLVLYLFGTPGQQRFWFMWDDLVRGAIGAIVLIDTRRLEESFAAVDYFEARNLPFVVAVNEFDDAPQYPLEEIRQALAVSANVPIVSIDARDRESAKGALVTITEYALTRLGSTVG; from the coding sequence GTGACCTCGACCAAGATCGTCATCGCGGGTGGCTTCGGCGTCGGCAAGACCACGCTGGTGGGCGCGGTGTCGGAGATCGTCCCACTGCGGACCGAGGCGATGGTCACCAACGCCTCCGACGGTGTGGACAATCTCACCGCCATCCCGCAGAAATCGACCACGACGGTCGCGATGGACTTCGGCCGCATCAGCCTCGCGCCGGACCTCGTCCTGTACCTGTTCGGAACGCCGGGCCAGCAGCGGTTCTGGTTCATGTGGGACGACCTCGTCCGCGGCGCGATCGGGGCGATCGTGTTGATCGACACCCGCAGGCTGGAGGAATCGTTCGCGGCCGTCGACTACTTCGAGGCCCGTAACCTGCCGTTCGTGGTCGCGGTCAACGAGTTCGACGATGCTCCGCAGTATCCGCTCGAGGAGATCCGGCAGGCGCTCGCGGTATCGGCGAACGTGCCGATCGTGTCCATCGACGCCCGCGATCGGGAGTCGGCGAAGGGCGCGTTGGTCACGATCACCGAGTACGCGCTCACCCGTCTCGGCTCGACGGTCGGGTAG
- a CDS encoding DUF742 domain-containing protein yields MNNEYDEASVRGPNLVRPYSLTSGRTKPAVELALEALIQALPLRDYQLPDLGDIEATIIALCAQSPSLAEIAARVGVPIGVARVLVADLVESGHLRILATLQDDASDTERRELIERVLGGLRNI; encoded by the coding sequence ATGAACAACGAGTACGACGAGGCGAGCGTGCGCGGACCGAATCTGGTGCGCCCGTACTCGCTCACCTCGGGCCGGACGAAGCCGGCGGTGGAACTGGCGCTGGAGGCCCTGATCCAGGCACTGCCGCTGAGGGACTATCAACTCCCGGACCTGGGGGACATCGAGGCGACGATCATCGCGCTGTGCGCGCAGTCGCCCTCGCTCGCCGAGATAGCCGCCCGAGTGGGCGTGCCGATCGGTGTGGCGCGGGTGCTCGTCGCTGATCTTGTCGAGTCCGGTCACCTGCGGATTCTGGCAACCCTCCAAGACGACGCCAGCGACACGGAACGTCGCGAACTTATCGAAAGGGTCCTCGGTGGACTACGCAACATCTAG
- a CDS encoding roadblock/LC7 domain-containing protein, with protein sequence MSNGESGSGGARSLDWLVSNFAKEIPGVSHAVLVSADGLLMANSAHLPIDRAEQLAAVTSGLASLSVGVSNLFDGGGVLQSVVEMQRGYLLLMSVGDGSHLAALTSSSCDIGQVGYEMALLVERVGSSVEATPRSMLGT encoded by the coding sequence ATGTCGAACGGGGAGTCGGGATCCGGTGGCGCCCGCTCGCTCGACTGGCTGGTCTCGAACTTCGCCAAGGAGATCCCGGGCGTCTCGCACGCCGTGCTGGTGTCCGCGGACGGCCTTCTCATGGCGAACAGTGCGCACCTCCCGATCGATCGTGCGGAGCAGCTCGCGGCGGTCACCTCCGGACTCGCCAGCCTGTCGGTCGGAGTGTCGAACCTCTTCGACGGGGGCGGCGTCCTCCAGTCGGTCGTCGAGATGCAGCGCGGCTATCTGTTGCTGATGAGCGTCGGTGACGGATCGCACCTGGCTGCGCTGACCTCCTCGTCGTGCGACATCGGGCAGGTCGGCTATGAGATGGCGCTGTTGGTCGAGCGGGTCGGCAGTTCCGTGGAGGCCACGCCGCGGTCGATGCTCGGAACCTGA
- a CDS encoding sensor histidine kinase, whose translation MKTQTAPGSRLRRLWNLEGWGLRWKVTAVVALPITVATVLGGLQVQDQLSRAIDYGAAADRVGGVPDIVTLATDYGLLSAGYAVNTFKPSDITDFNESVVAARAAADNPALPTDLADTVRSSLATIESLVADIKSGTVARPDLPAETAKVVADLMHVVDEIVGPIDDPAVIVAYRQLLDLGSAQKSLADQVAGMMKHIMDPTVPPYDMIAASGAELATVDSMMRAYPEQAPVLEQIRESAQARYKLVTTAKLGQMPHVELRELMMASVANYTTLVGQTSTAIADTVVARADETKTSAIQAAAVVLVTLLATVLLGVLVARSLIRPIRRLRRGTLEVANADLPDAIERIKVGDSDAVTEFDPIPVYTTEEIGQLARAVDDMHGQALRLAGEQAHLRLQIGDMFETLARRSKSLVDQQLGLIESLEFEEKDPKRLESLFRLDHLAARMRRNGDNLLILSGNRVRRAQSEPVQLGDLVRAAMSEVEDYQRVQVGSTPQGALSGAAAADVVHVIAELLDNALRASPPGSVVRITFARSVDGGVLIEIADSGIGMPTERFDEVNERLASGGMVGPETARHMGLFVVGRLAARHGLTVRLRPTHEGPSDQGVTASAHLPATLLVSPVEMPSTGPFPRIDTAGLPQVSIVPSGAMPKLVIDPVRQEPTPAVNPAAVLPQRTPGAMALPQRTPGATGLSQRTPGAGGPAPVPADPVPAQHESVQQYAAPPPAPVAEPTPPPVPEPVAPVPAGGDSAVPAHAEAVDDSPRVRRHRYLGNAAKTASFFQARPNPTASQDVTSTGTPIFSGMVTDWLTDPTESGNIGKFEWTSAADEGWTAAHRAGEASVESRTESGLPQRSPGHRLVPGAVDVGDQGAARRRLRDPEAVREKLSRHQKGTRDGRAASSADRASIGGDR comes from the coding sequence ATGAAGACCCAAACGGCGCCTGGCAGCAGGCTCAGGCGGCTGTGGAACCTCGAGGGCTGGGGCCTGCGTTGGAAGGTCACTGCGGTGGTCGCGCTCCCCATCACCGTCGCGACGGTGCTGGGCGGTCTGCAGGTGCAGGACCAACTCAGTCGCGCGATCGATTACGGTGCGGCCGCGGACCGGGTCGGCGGTGTTCCGGACATCGTCACGCTCGCCACCGACTACGGTCTACTCTCCGCCGGCTACGCGGTCAATACGTTCAAGCCGTCCGACATCACGGACTTCAATGAATCGGTCGTCGCGGCTCGAGCCGCCGCCGACAATCCGGCGTTGCCCACCGACCTGGCCGACACGGTGCGGTCCTCGCTGGCCACGATCGAGAGCCTCGTGGCCGACATCAAGTCCGGCACCGTGGCCCGCCCGGACCTGCCCGCCGAGACCGCGAAGGTCGTCGCCGACCTGATGCACGTCGTCGACGAGATCGTCGGCCCCATCGATGACCCCGCCGTCATCGTCGCCTACCGCCAGCTCCTGGACCTGGGGTCCGCGCAGAAGAGCCTCGCCGACCAGGTCGCGGGCATGATGAAGCACATCATGGACCCGACGGTGCCGCCGTACGACATGATCGCGGCGTCGGGCGCCGAGCTCGCGACGGTCGACTCCATGATGCGCGCGTACCCCGAACAGGCGCCTGTACTGGAGCAGATTCGGGAATCAGCACAGGCGCGGTACAAGCTGGTCACCACCGCCAAGCTCGGTCAGATGCCGCACGTCGAGCTGCGTGAGCTGATGATGGCCAGCGTCGCCAACTACACCACGCTCGTCGGGCAGACATCCACCGCCATCGCCGACACGGTGGTCGCCCGCGCCGACGAGACGAAGACGTCCGCGATACAGGCCGCCGCGGTGGTGCTCGTGACGCTGCTCGCGACGGTCTTGCTGGGTGTGCTGGTCGCGCGGTCACTGATCCGCCCGATTCGTCGGCTCCGGCGCGGAACGCTCGAGGTTGCCAACGCCGATCTTCCCGACGCGATCGAACGGATCAAGGTCGGCGACAGTGACGCGGTCACCGAGTTCGACCCGATCCCCGTGTACACCACAGAGGAGATCGGCCAGCTCGCGCGGGCCGTCGACGACATGCACGGCCAGGCGCTCCGGCTCGCCGGTGAGCAGGCACACCTCCGACTCCAGATCGGCGACATGTTCGAGACCCTCGCCCGGCGCAGCAAGTCGCTGGTCGACCAGCAGCTGGGTCTGATCGAGAGCCTCGAGTTCGAGGAGAAGGACCCCAAGCGGCTCGAGAGTCTGTTCCGGCTCGACCACCTCGCGGCCCGCATGCGCCGCAACGGCGACAACCTGCTGATCCTCTCCGGCAACCGCGTCCGCCGCGCACAGTCCGAGCCGGTCCAGCTCGGTGACCTCGTGCGCGCCGCGATGTCCGAGGTCGAGGACTACCAGCGCGTGCAGGTCGGGTCCACCCCGCAGGGCGCGTTGAGCGGTGCCGCCGCGGCCGACGTCGTGCATGTGATCGCCGAACTCCTCGACAATGCGCTGCGCGCCTCGCCGCCGGGCAGCGTGGTGCGGATCACGTTCGCCCGCTCGGTCGACGGCGGCGTGCTGATCGAGATCGCCGACAGTGGAATCGGTATGCCCACCGAACGCTTCGACGAGGTCAACGAGCGTCTCGCGTCGGGTGGCATGGTCGGTCCGGAGACGGCCCGGCACATGGGCCTGTTCGTCGTCGGTCGTCTCGCCGCCCGCCACGGACTCACGGTCCGCCTGCGGCCGACGCACGAGGGACCGTCCGACCAGGGCGTCACCGCGAGCGCGCACCTGCCCGCCACCCTGCTGGTCTCGCCGGTGGAGATGCCGTCGACCGGTCCCTTTCCGCGCATCGACACCGCGGGGCTGCCGCAGGTGAGCATCGTCCCGTCCGGGGCGATGCCGAAACTGGTCATCGATCCCGTCCGGCAGGAGCCCACGCCCGCGGTGAATCCGGCCGCCGTCCTGCCGCAGCGGACTCCGGGCGCGATGGCCCTTCCGCAGCGGACGCCCGGTGCGACGGGCCTGTCGCAGCGGACTCCGGGCGCCGGCGGTCCCGCACCGGTTCCGGCGGATCCGGTCCCGGCGCAACACGAGTCCGTGCAGCAGTACGCGGCTCCGCCACCCGCGCCCGTAGCCGAGCCGACACCGCCGCCGGTGCCCGAACCGGTCGCGCCGGTGCCCGCCGGCGGCGACTCGGCAGTGCCCGCGCACGCCGAGGCGGTCGACGACTCGCCGCGGGTGCGGCGTCACCGCTACCTGGGCAACGCCGCCAAGACCGCATCTTTCTTCCAGGCTCGACCGAATCCAACTGCGTCCCAGGATGTTACGTCCACCGGGACGCCGATCTTCTCCGGCATGGTCACGGACTGGCTCACAGACCCGACCGAATCCGGGAACATCGGAAAGTTCGAATGGACGTCCGCGGCCGACGAGGGATGGACCGCGGCCCATCGGGCCGGCGAGGCGTCCGTGGAGTCCCGGACAGAATCCGGCTTGCCGCAGCGCAGCCCGGGGCACCGGCTGGTGCCGGGCGCAGTCGACGTCGGTGACCAGGGCGCGGCCCGTCGACGGCTGCGCGACCCGGAGGCTGTCCGGGAGAAACTGAGCCGCCACCAAAAGGGAACTCGTGACGGCCGCGCAGCGAGCTCGGCCGACCGCGCCAGCATCGGAGGAGACAGATGA
- the gyrB gene encoding DNA topoisomerase (ATP-hydrolyzing) subunit B produces the protein MAAQKSDKSNTYGASSITVLEGLEAVRKRPGMYIGSTGERGLHHLIWEVVDNSVDEAMAGYASRVDVTMLEDGGIQVVDDGRGIPVAMHASGAPTVEVVMTQLHAGGKFDSDAYAVSGGLHGVGISVVNALSTKVEVDINVDGYNWSQTYDHAKPGQLEQGEPTSATGTTVRFWADPEIFETTTYNFETVARRLQEMAFLNKGLTITLTDERVAEDEVTDDVVSATAEAPKTATETEEEAAAPKAPKVKSRVYHYPGGLEDYVRFINRTKQPIHNSVVGFTAKGTGHELEIAMQWNSGYSESVHTFANTINTHEGGTHEEGFRAALTSVVKKYAKDKKLVKDKDPELTGDDIREGLAAIISVKVAEPQFEGQTKTKLGNTEVKSFVQKACNENIAHWFEANPADAKTIVTKAVSSAQARTAARKARELVRRKSATDIGGLPGKLADCRSNDPSKCEIYIVEGDSAGGSAKSGRDSMYQAILPLRGKIINVEKARIDRVLKNAEVQSIITAFGTGIHDEFDISKLRYHKIVLMADADVDGQHIATLLLTLLFRFMRPLVEQGHVYLAQPPLYKLKWQKGAAPEFAYSDRERDGLLEAGLSSGKKINKDDGIQRYKGLGEMNAKELWETTMDPSVRVLRQVTLDDAAAADELFSVLMGEDVEARRSFITRNAKDVRFLDV, from the coding sequence GTGGCTGCCCAGAAGTCAGACAAGAGCAACACCTACGGCGCTTCCTCCATCACCGTCCTCGAAGGGCTGGAGGCCGTCCGCAAGCGACCCGGCATGTACATCGGTTCCACCGGTGAACGCGGCCTGCACCACCTGATCTGGGAGGTCGTCGACAACTCGGTCGACGAGGCGATGGCCGGCTACGCGAGCAGGGTCGACGTCACGATGCTGGAGGACGGCGGCATCCAGGTCGTCGACGACGGCCGCGGTATCCCCGTCGCGATGCACGCCTCCGGTGCCCCCACCGTCGAGGTCGTCATGACCCAGCTGCACGCGGGCGGCAAGTTCGACTCCGACGCCTACGCGGTGTCCGGCGGCCTGCACGGCGTCGGCATCTCGGTCGTCAACGCGCTGTCGACCAAGGTCGAGGTCGACATCAACGTCGACGGCTACAACTGGTCCCAGACGTACGACCACGCCAAGCCCGGCCAGCTCGAGCAGGGCGAGCCGACGTCGGCGACCGGCACCACCGTCCGATTCTGGGCGGACCCGGAGATCTTCGAGACCACCACCTACAACTTCGAGACGGTCGCGCGTCGTCTGCAGGAGATGGCGTTCCTGAACAAGGGCCTGACCATCACCCTCACCGACGAGCGCGTCGCCGAGGACGAGGTCACCGACGACGTCGTCAGCGCCACCGCGGAGGCCCCCAAGACGGCCACCGAGACGGAGGAGGAGGCGGCCGCGCCGAAGGCGCCCAAGGTCAAGTCCCGCGTCTACCACTACCCGGGCGGCCTCGAGGACTACGTGCGGTTCATCAACCGCACCAAGCAGCCGATCCACAACTCGGTCGTCGGCTTCACCGCCAAGGGCACCGGCCACGAGCTCGAGATCGCGATGCAGTGGAACTCCGGCTACTCGGAGTCGGTGCACACGTTCGCGAACACCATCAACACCCACGAGGGCGGCACCCACGAGGAGGGCTTCCGCGCGGCGCTCACCTCGGTGGTGAAGAAGTACGCGAAGGACAAGAAGCTCGTCAAGGACAAGGATCCGGAGCTCACCGGCGACGACATCCGCGAGGGTCTCGCGGCGATCATCTCGGTCAAGGTCGCCGAGCCGCAGTTCGAGGGCCAGACCAAGACCAAGCTCGGCAACACCGAGGTCAAGTCGTTCGTGCAGAAGGCATGCAACGAGAACATCGCACACTGGTTCGAGGCGAACCCCGCGGATGCCAAGACCATCGTGACCAAGGCGGTGTCGTCGGCGCAGGCGCGTACCGCCGCCCGCAAGGCCCGCGAGCTCGTCCGCCGCAAGAGCGCGACCGACATCGGCGGCCTGCCCGGCAAGCTCGCCGACTGCCGCTCGAACGATCCGAGCAAGTGCGAGATCTACATCGTGGAGGGCGACTCCGCAGGCGGCTCGGCCAAGTCCGGCCGCGACTCGATGTACCAGGCGATCCTGCCGCTGCGCGGCAAGATCATCAACGTCGAGAAGGCCCGCATCGACCGCGTCCTCAAGAACGCCGAGGTCCAGTCGATCATCACCGCGTTCGGCACCGGCATCCACGACGAGTTCGACATCAGCAAGCTGCGCTATCACAAGATCGTGCTGATGGCCGACGCCGACGTCGACGGTCAGCACATCGCGACGCTGCTGCTGACGCTGCTGTTCCGATTCATGCGTCCGCTCGTCGAGCAGGGCCACGTGTATCTGGCGCAGCCGCCGCTGTACAAGCTCAAGTGGCAGAAGGGTGCCGCGCCGGAGTTCGCGTACTCCGACCGCGAGCGCGACGGCCTGCTCGAGGCCGGCCTGTCCTCGGGCAAGAAGATCAACAAGGACGACGGCATCCAGCGCTACAAGGGTCTGGGCGAGATGAACGCCAAGGAACTGTGGGAGACCACGATGGACCCGAGCGTCCGCGTCCTGCGCCAGGTCACCCTGGACGACGCCGCGGCCGCCGACGAGCTGTTCAGCGTCCTCATGGGCGAGGACGTCGAGGCACGTCGCAGCTTCATCACCCGCAACGCCAAGGACGTCCGCTTCCTCGACGTCTGA
- a CDS encoding alpha/beta fold hydrolase — protein MSALVAQPRFVSNGDIRLAVYEQGNPTGETLVLVHGWPDTHDLWRHVIPHLADRFRIVSYDTRGAGASSAPGAVSAYALPLLARDLFAVIDAVSPDAPVHVLAHDWGAVETWEAVCEPGAEQRIASYTSISGPNLDHLGTWMRRRLAQRRPAGPLAQAAASAYTVLFQIPVVGTLPFRLGLWRIWPTFLKYFDGLDPTLVRPAPTLATDMVTGLKRYRANIRPRLRHPRERRTDVPVQLVLNGRDKAVRPVGYEDTERWVSDLRRRELPAGHWSPISHGADVARLTAAFVDDLAAGGATDSDVAGSA, from the coding sequence ATGAGTGCGCTTGTGGCGCAACCGCGTTTCGTGTCCAACGGCGACATCCGGCTCGCGGTGTACGAGCAGGGCAACCCCACCGGCGAGACGCTGGTGCTGGTGCACGGCTGGCCCGACACCCACGACCTGTGGCGGCACGTGATCCCGCACCTGGCGGACCGGTTCCGGATCGTCAGCTACGACACCCGCGGCGCCGGCGCCAGCAGCGCACCCGGCGCGGTGTCGGCGTACGCGCTGCCGCTCCTGGCGCGGGACCTGTTCGCGGTGATCGACGCCGTCAGCCCCGACGCCCCGGTACACGTGCTCGCCCACGACTGGGGCGCGGTGGAGACCTGGGAGGCGGTGTGCGAGCCGGGGGCCGAGCAGCGGATCGCGTCGTACACGTCGATCTCGGGGCCGAACCTCGACCACCTGGGCACGTGGATGCGGCGTCGGCTCGCGCAGCGGCGACCCGCGGGTCCGCTGGCGCAGGCCGCGGCGTCGGCGTACACGGTGCTGTTCCAGATCCCCGTCGTCGGCACACTGCCGTTTCGGCTGGGCCTGTGGCGGATCTGGCCGACGTTCCTGAAGTACTTCGACGGCCTGGACCCGACGCTCGTGCGCCCCGCGCCGACGCTGGCGACAGACATGGTGACCGGCCTCAAGCGGTATCGGGCCAACATCCGGCCGCGGCTGCGTCACCCGCGGGAACGCCGGACCGACGTGCCCGTCCAGTTGGTCCTCAACGGCCGTGACAAGGCGGTTCGGCCCGTCGGGTACGAGGACACCGAACGGTGGGTTTCGGACCTGCGGCGACGGGAACTGCCCGCAGGTCACTGGTCACCGATCTCACACGGTGCGGACGTGGCCCGACTCACCGCGGCGTTCGTGGATGATCTTGCCGCCGGAGGCGCGACGGACAGCGATGTGGCCGGTTCTGCCTAA